A region of Micromonospora sp. WMMD882 DNA encodes the following proteins:
- a CDS encoding endo alpha-1,4 polygalactosaminidase, producing the protein MSHWGWRRWLLASLAGVTVLTVTAVGVVVLRHPDPVTPSTSSADRAAPPAGPVTGAGSAGPGAGPSGDASAPGATAGLGARPTGPAATAPGRRAGPPRPGTITDWAYQLQGYPDGRLDALSRGRYQLAVVDLARDAHTDWFTRAEIETVRRGGKRVLAYFEIGSIEDFRPEYPLLRRDAPDLLANEWPDWPGEYFVRYWDPRWWDRVVRPRVDQALRAGFDGAYLDTPLAYEEISLSAAGGRDRARLAAEMSALVGRISGYAKARRPGFLVVPQNSPELRAQPGYPAAIDGIAMEELFYLATDQPCARDWCAENLAHTRALRDAGKFVLAVDYAQRADHVRTACGRYRTERFAGTVTVRELDRLTAPCD; encoded by the coding sequence GTGAGCCACTGGGGCTGGCGACGGTGGCTGCTGGCCTCCCTCGCCGGGGTGACCGTGCTGACGGTGACGGCGGTGGGCGTGGTCGTCCTGCGCCACCCGGACCCGGTGACCCCGTCGACGTCGTCGGCGGACCGCGCCGCCCCGCCCGCCGGGCCGGTCACCGGCGCCGGTTCGGCCGGCCCCGGCGCCGGTCCCTCCGGCGACGCGTCCGCTCCGGGGGCCACCGCCGGCCTCGGGGCGCGGCCGACCGGCCCGGCCGCCACCGCACCCGGCCGCCGCGCCGGCCCGCCGCGCCCCGGCACGATCACCGACTGGGCGTACCAGCTCCAGGGCTACCCCGACGGCCGGCTCGACGCGCTGTCCCGGGGCCGGTACCAGCTCGCGGTGGTCGACCTGGCCCGGGACGCGCACACCGACTGGTTCACCCGGGCCGAGATCGAGACCGTGCGCCGGGGCGGCAAGCGGGTCCTGGCGTACTTCGAGATCGGCAGCATCGAGGACTTCCGCCCGGAGTACCCGCTGCTGCGTCGGGACGCCCCGGACCTGCTGGCCAACGAGTGGCCGGACTGGCCGGGCGAGTACTTCGTGCGCTACTGGGACCCCCGGTGGTGGGACCGGGTGGTGCGGCCCCGGGTGGACCAGGCGCTGCGGGCCGGCTTCGACGGGGCCTACCTGGACACGCCCCTGGCGTACGAGGAGATCTCCCTGTCCGCCGCCGGCGGTCGCGACCGGGCCCGGCTCGCCGCCGAGATGTCCGCCCTGGTCGGCCGGATCAGCGGGTACGCCAAGGCCCGCCGACCCGGCTTCCTGGTCGTCCCGCAGAACTCACCCGAGCTGCGCGCCCAGCCCGGCTACCCGGCCGCCATCGACGGCATCGCGATGGAGGAGCTGTTCTATCTCGCGACGGACCAGCCGTGCGCCCGGGACTGGTGCGCGGAGAACCTCGCGCACACCCGGGCGCTGCGCGACGCGGGCAAGTTCGTGCTCGCCGTCGACTACGCGCAGCGGGCCGACCACGTGCGGACGGCCTGTGGCCGCTACCGCACGGAGCGGTTCGCCGGGACGGTCACCGTCCGGGAGCTCGACCGGCTCACCGCGCCCTGCGACTGA
- a CDS encoding RICIN domain-containing protein: protein MAIFIRRWLGASAAPGLAVTGVTAPVGPARAVSGGIGAPGGEAGQTTRIVGTASGRCVDIPDASTANGAQARLWDCHGGVNQRWSLPG, encoded by the coding sequence ATGGCAATTTTCATCCGGCGATGGCTCGGGGCGTCCGCCGCGCCGGGTCTCGCCGTCACGGGAGTGACGGCGCCCGTCGGCCCCGCCCGCGCGGTGTCCGGCGGCATCGGCGCGCCGGGCGGCGAGGCCGGGCAGACCACCCGGATCGTGGGCACGGCGTCCGGCCGCTGCGTCGACATCCCGGACGCCAGCACCGCCAACGGCGCGCAGGCCCGGTTGTGGGACTGCCACGGCGGCGTCAACCAGCGGTGGAGCCTGCCCGGCTGA
- the pelF gene encoding GT4 family glycosyltransferase PelF, with amino-acid sequence MRIALVSEGTYPYAMGGVSIWCEQLIRGMPDYRWEVVALTVDGTEKPVFDRPANLDRVHSIPLWGGRPSGRRPQRGTLVPSGRPGAGFVESYEVFLRALVTPLESTRSQAGAVNRSTFLLALRGLFEYAADGGDLSGGVLSNQALGMMLDAWQTLRVDETGPPLTVADALEAAWLIAHMLRPLSAPPVRADIVHSSMNGLATLVGMAATWTYGTPLVLSEHGIYLRERYISYLHDKAPHAVRVLVLSFFRSLAGAAYLITGALAPHSQYNRRWQLHNGADPDRMWTMYNGVDPEEFPPARSEPEVPTISFMGRVDPLKDLHTLIRAFALVRQEIPAARLRIFGGTPAANKVYHESCLTLIDELGLTGHATLEGRVGSAVEAYHAGSLVALTSISEGFPYTVVEAMACGRPTVCTNVGGVAEAVGDTGIVVPPRDVAAVAAACVKLLSDTELRLRLGAVARQRVLDRFTLQRSLQAYRDIYDLLVAAHTPAGPPAQRVRGQAQGRVRVPDHRIRPGVAAVPARVPRPRASEEDNRTNAAYVPRHAPTPSAWPQPRPPMAYPQGEPAGRLRRPAGEPR; translated from the coding sequence GTGAGGATCGCACTGGTCTCGGAAGGGACCTACCCCTACGCGATGGGCGGCGTGAGCATCTGGTGCGAACAGCTCATCCGGGGGATGCCGGACTACCGGTGGGAGGTCGTGGCGCTCACCGTGGACGGCACCGAGAAGCCGGTCTTCGACCGGCCGGCGAACCTCGACCGGGTGCACTCGATCCCGCTGTGGGGCGGACGGCCTTCGGGCCGCCGCCCCCAGCGGGGGACCCTGGTCCCCTCCGGGCGCCCCGGAGCCGGGTTCGTGGAGTCCTACGAGGTGTTCCTGCGGGCGCTGGTCACCCCGCTGGAGTCGACCCGATCACAGGCGGGCGCGGTCAACCGCAGCACCTTCCTGCTCGCGCTGCGCGGCCTGTTCGAGTACGCCGCCGACGGCGGGGACCTCAGCGGCGGCGTGCTCTCCAACCAGGCCCTCGGGATGATGCTCGACGCCTGGCAGACGCTGCGGGTCGACGAGACCGGGCCGCCGCTCACCGTCGCCGACGCGCTGGAGGCGGCCTGGCTCATCGCGCACATGCTGCGGCCGTTGAGCGCGCCGCCGGTGCGGGCCGACATCGTGCACTCGTCGATGAACGGTCTCGCCACGCTCGTCGGGATGGCCGCCACGTGGACGTACGGCACCCCGCTGGTCCTCTCCGAGCACGGCATCTACCTGCGTGAGCGCTACATCTCCTACCTGCACGACAAGGCGCCGCACGCGGTCCGGGTGCTGGTGCTGAGCTTCTTCCGCTCGCTCGCCGGAGCGGCCTACCTGATCACCGGCGCGCTGGCGCCGCACTCGCAGTACAACCGCCGCTGGCAGCTGCACAACGGCGCCGACCCCGACCGGATGTGGACGATGTACAACGGGGTCGACCCGGAGGAGTTCCCGCCCGCGCGCAGCGAGCCGGAGGTGCCGACCATCTCGTTCATGGGCCGGGTCGACCCGTTGAAGGACCTGCACACCCTGATCCGGGCGTTCGCGCTGGTCCGCCAGGAGATCCCGGCCGCGCGGCTACGTATCTTCGGCGGCACCCCGGCGGCCAACAAGGTCTACCACGAGAGCTGCCTGACCCTGATCGACGAACTGGGGCTGACCGGTCACGCCACCCTGGAGGGTCGGGTCGGCAGCGCGGTCGAGGCCTACCACGCCGGCAGTCTGGTCGCGTTGACGAGCATCTCCGAGGGCTTCCCGTACACGGTGGTGGAGGCGATGGCCTGCGGACGGCCGACCGTCTGCACGAACGTCGGCGGCGTCGCCGAGGCGGTCGGGGACACCGGCATCGTCGTCCCGCCCCGGGACGTGGCCGCCGTCGCCGCCGCCTGCGTCAAGCTGCTCAGCGACACCGAGCTGCGGTTGCGGCTCGGCGCGGTCGCCCGGCAGCGGGTCCTGGACCGGTTCACCCTGCAACGCTCGCTGCAGGCGTACCGCGACATCTACGACCTGCTGGTCGCCGCGCACACGCCGGCCGGTCCGCCGGCGCAGCGGGTGCGTGGCCAGGCGCAGGGCCGGGTCCGGGTGCCGGACCACCGGATCCGACCCGGGGTGGCCGCCGTCCCGGCCCGGGTGCCCCGGCCACGCGCCTCGGAGGAGGACAACCGCACCAACGCGGCGTACGTGCCGCGCCACGCTCCCACCCCGTCCGCCTGGCCGCAGCCCCGGCCGCCGATGGCGTACCCGCAGGGCGAGCCGGCCGGCCGGCTCCGGCGACCGGCCGGTGAGCCGCGGTGA
- a CDS encoding carboxyl transferase domain-containing protein produces MFSRVAIVNRGEAAMRLIHAVRELAAETGTRIETVALHTDVDRTATFVREADVAYDLGPASARPYLDLGVLERALVETGSDAAWVGWGFVAEDPAFAELCQRIGVTFVGPSPDAMRKLGDKIGAKLIAEEVGVPVAPWSRGPVETLDAAVTAAARIGYPLMLKATAGGGGRGIRVITNEDELVDAYERTSQEAARAFGSGVVFLERLVTGARHVEVQVIADGQGTAWALGVRDCSVQRRNQKVIEESASPVLAPEQVAELKTSAERLAVAVGYRGAATVEFLYHPGDRLFAFLEVNTRLQVEHPITESTTGFDLVKAQLHVASGGRLEGTPPVERGHAIEARLNAEDPDRDFAPSPGRIALLDLPAGPGIRVDTGVSEGDTIPADFDSMIAKIIAYGRDRDEALGRLRRAMAETTVIIEGGATNKSFVLDLLDQPEVIDASADTGWIDRVRGAGRLVSHRHSGVAVAAAAIETYEEEERVERQRLLSTAFGGRPQVQHESGRPLDLKLRGVGYRVRVARVGAHRFRVGVEAGGEVRTADVELDRFDRHTGQIAVNGDRYRLLTSTHGPIHLVEVDGVTHRVSRDEGGVLRAPSPALVVATPLKVGAEVEAGAPVLVLESMKMETVLRAPFAARLKECVVSVGSQVEAGAPLLRLEPVGDAAAEDAASAGVVELDLPVAPGTAPARARTLRGQEDLRSLLLGFDVDPHDERRVLDDYLAARRAAIADGHRPLTEELGLVDVFADLAELSRNRPSGEDGGAGHVFSAREYFHTYLQCLDVERAGLPSTFQAKLAKALGHYGVTDLERCPELEAAVFRIFLAQQRASADVTVVTALLRAWLREPPPDEALREPAGLVLERLVAATQVRFPVVADLARGVVFAWFAQPLLRRNRARVYAEVRRHLRHLDAHPDAPDRGERIAEMVRSTEPLVRLLGQRLVRDHLDNAVMLEVLTRRYYGNKGLTNVRTAEVAGCTFVVAERADSCLVSAAVGFDALGSALRGLAELATGAGAVDADIYLSWENQPEEPAAMAAALHEVVAAQPLPTEIRRVTTTVAGRGGAVMHHHFTFRPSTAGMTEERLVRGLHPYIAQRMQLERLGKFDLTRLPSSDEEVYLFQCVARENPSDQRLVAFAQVRDLTALREHDGRLVALPTAEDVVAACLDSIRQERSRRQPSKQVNTNRIVVYVWPPSDLTRAELETIAGRVLPTTAGAGLEEIQFIARRRDRQTGELSKVSARITFDAAGGSTLTVGAPSDEPVEPLDDYRQKVLRAASRNTVYPYELTGLLGDFVEHDLDERHALIPVDRPKGRNRAGLVAGVVSTPTSRHPQGVTRVVLLGDPTKSLGALSEPECRRVIAALDLAERMGVPLEWYALSSGARISMESGTENMDWVAAALKRIVEFTQNGGEINIVVAGINVGAQPYWNAEATMLMHTRGILVMTPDSAMVLTGKQSLDFSGGVSAEDNFGIGGYDRVMGPNGQAQYWAPNLTAARDVLMAHYEHTYVAPGEDAPRRTVTTDPLDRDVSDFPHAVEGSDFRTVGEIFSADANPDRKKPFDIRTVMRALSDQDHPVLERWAGMADAETAVVQDVHLGGRPVCLLGIESRSVPRRGFPPTDGPDAYTAGTLFPRSSKKAARAINAASGNRPLVVLANLSGFDGSPESMRQLQLEYGAEIGRAIVNFRGPIVFCVISRYHGGAFVVFSKALNPNMTVLALEGSFASVLGGAPAAAVVFSGDVNARTAADPRVRELEARVAAATGTERASLTAELDELRVSVRAEKLGEVAAEFDRVHDIQRAVRVGSVDAVIRAAELRPRVIEAIESRLT; encoded by the coding sequence GTGTTCAGTCGTGTCGCCATCGTCAACCGTGGTGAGGCCGCGATGCGGCTCATCCACGCCGTCCGGGAGCTGGCCGCGGAAACCGGGACCCGGATCGAGACCGTCGCCCTGCACACCGACGTCGACCGGACCGCCACCTTCGTGCGGGAGGCCGACGTCGCGTACGACCTCGGTCCCGCGTCCGCGCGCCCGTACCTCGACCTGGGGGTGCTGGAGCGGGCGCTGGTGGAGACCGGGTCCGACGCCGCGTGGGTGGGCTGGGGGTTCGTCGCCGAGGACCCGGCGTTCGCGGAGCTGTGCCAGCGCATCGGGGTGACCTTCGTCGGGCCGAGCCCGGACGCCATGCGCAAGCTCGGCGACAAGATCGGCGCGAAGCTGATCGCCGAGGAGGTCGGCGTGCCGGTCGCGCCGTGGAGTCGCGGTCCGGTGGAGACCCTGGACGCCGCGGTCACGGCGGCGGCCCGGATCGGCTACCCGCTGATGCTGAAGGCCACCGCGGGTGGCGGCGGGCGCGGGATCCGCGTGATCACCAACGAGGACGAGCTGGTGGACGCCTACGAGCGCACCAGCCAGGAGGCCGCCCGGGCGTTCGGCAGCGGGGTCGTCTTCCTGGAGCGGCTGGTCACCGGGGCCCGGCACGTCGAGGTGCAGGTGATCGCCGACGGCCAGGGCACCGCGTGGGCGCTCGGCGTCCGGGACTGCTCGGTGCAGCGACGCAACCAGAAGGTCATCGAGGAGTCCGCGTCGCCGGTGCTCGCCCCGGAGCAGGTCGCCGAGCTGAAGACGTCCGCCGAGCGGCTGGCCGTGGCGGTCGGCTACCGGGGCGCGGCCACCGTCGAGTTCCTCTACCACCCCGGCGACCGGCTCTTCGCGTTCCTGGAGGTCAACACCCGGCTCCAGGTCGAGCACCCGATCACCGAGTCCACCACCGGGTTCGACCTGGTCAAGGCGCAGCTCCACGTGGCCTCGGGCGGGCGGCTGGAGGGCACGCCCCCGGTCGAGCGCGGGCACGCCATCGAGGCGCGGCTCAACGCCGAGGACCCGGACCGCGACTTCGCCCCCTCCCCCGGCCGGATCGCCCTGCTGGACCTACCGGCCGGGCCGGGCATCCGGGTGGACACCGGGGTCAGCGAGGGCGACACCATCCCCGCCGACTTCGACTCCATGATCGCCAAGATCATCGCGTACGGCCGCGACCGCGACGAGGCGCTCGGCCGGCTGCGCCGGGCGATGGCCGAGACCACCGTGATCATCGAGGGCGGCGCCACCAACAAGAGCTTCGTGCTCGACCTGCTCGACCAGCCCGAGGTCATCGACGCCAGCGCGGACACCGGCTGGATCGACCGGGTACGCGGCGCGGGCCGGCTCGTCTCGCACCGGCACTCCGGCGTCGCCGTGGCCGCCGCCGCCATCGAGACGTACGAGGAGGAGGAGCGCGTCGAGCGGCAGCGACTGCTGTCGACGGCCTTCGGCGGACGCCCGCAGGTGCAGCACGAGAGCGGCCGGCCGCTGGACCTCAAGCTGCGCGGCGTCGGCTACCGGGTGCGGGTGGCCCGGGTCGGCGCGCACCGGTTCCGGGTGGGCGTGGAGGCCGGCGGCGAGGTCCGCACCGCCGACGTGGAGCTCGACCGCTTCGACCGGCACACCGGGCAGATCGCCGTCAACGGCGACCGGTACCGCCTGCTCACCAGCACGCACGGGCCGATCCACCTGGTCGAGGTGGACGGGGTGACCCACCGGGTCAGCCGCGACGAGGGCGGCGTGCTGCGCGCGCCCTCGCCCGCGCTGGTGGTGGCCACGCCGCTGAAGGTCGGCGCGGAGGTCGAGGCCGGCGCGCCGGTGCTGGTGCTGGAGAGCATGAAGATGGAGACGGTGCTGCGGGCGCCGTTCGCCGCCCGGCTGAAGGAATGCGTCGTCTCGGTGGGCAGCCAGGTGGAGGCCGGCGCGCCGCTGCTGCGGCTGGAGCCGGTCGGTGACGCCGCCGCCGAGGACGCCGCGTCCGCCGGCGTCGTCGAGCTGGACCTGCCCGTCGCGCCCGGCACGGCGCCGGCGCGGGCCCGCACCCTGCGCGGTCAGGAGGACCTGCGCAGCCTGCTGCTGGGCTTCGACGTCGACCCGCACGACGAGCGTCGGGTGCTCGACGACTACCTCGCCGCCCGCCGGGCCGCCATCGCCGACGGGCACCGGCCGCTGACCGAGGAGCTCGGCCTCGTCGACGTCTTCGCCGACCTCGCCGAGCTGAGCCGTAACCGCCCGTCGGGCGAGGACGGCGGCGCCGGGCACGTCTTCAGCGCCCGCGAGTACTTCCACACCTACCTCCAGTGCCTGGACGTCGAGCGGGCCGGGCTGCCGTCGACGTTCCAGGCGAAGCTCGCCAAGGCGCTCGGCCACTACGGGGTGACCGACCTGGAGCGCTGCCCCGAGCTGGAAGCCGCCGTGTTCCGGATCTTCCTCGCCCAGCAGCGCGCCTCCGCCGACGTCACGGTGGTCACCGCGTTGCTGCGCGCGTGGCTGCGGGAGCCGCCGCCGGACGAGGCGCTGCGGGAGCCCGCCGGTCTCGTGCTGGAGCGGCTGGTGGCGGCGACGCAGGTCCGCTTCCCGGTGGTCGCGGACCTGGCGCGCGGCGTGGTGTTCGCCTGGTTCGCCCAGCCGCTGCTGCGCCGCAACCGGGCCCGGGTGTACGCCGAGGTCCGCCGTCACCTGCGCCACCTGGACGCGCACCCGGACGCGCCGGACCGGGGCGAGCGCATCGCCGAGATGGTGCGCAGCACCGAGCCGCTGGTGCGGCTGCTCGGTCAGCGGCTGGTCCGCGACCACCTGGACAACGCGGTCATGCTGGAGGTGCTGACCCGGCGGTACTACGGCAACAAGGGGCTGACCAACGTCCGCACCGCCGAGGTCGCCGGCTGCACCTTCGTGGTCGCCGAGCGCGCCGACTCGTGCCTGGTCTCCGCCGCGGTCGGCTTCGACGCGCTGGGCAGCGCGCTGCGCGGGCTGGCCGAGCTGGCGACCGGCGCGGGCGCCGTCGACGCCGACATCTACCTGAGCTGGGAGAACCAGCCGGAGGAGCCCGCCGCGATGGCCGCCGCGCTGCACGAGGTGGTCGCCGCGCAGCCGCTGCCGACCGAGATCCGGCGGGTCACCACCACCGTCGCCGGTCGCGGCGGCGCGGTGATGCACCACCACTTCACGTTCCGCCCGTCGACCGCCGGCATGACCGAGGAGCGGCTGGTGCGGGGGCTGCACCCGTACATCGCGCAGCGGATGCAACTGGAGCGGCTGGGCAAGTTCGACCTGACCCGGCTGCCGTCGTCGGACGAGGAGGTCTACCTCTTCCAGTGCGTGGCCCGGGAGAACCCGTCCGACCAGCGGCTCGTCGCGTTCGCGCAGGTGCGCGACCTGACCGCGCTGCGCGAGCACGACGGCCGGCTGGTCGCCCTGCCGACGGCCGAGGACGTGGTCGCCGCCTGCCTGGACTCGATCCGCCAGGAACGTTCGCGGCGGCAGCCCTCGAAGCAGGTCAACACCAACCGGATCGTGGTCTACGTCTGGCCGCCGAGCGACCTCACCCGGGCCGAGCTGGAGACGATCGCCGGCCGGGTGCTGCCGACCACCGCGGGCGCCGGGCTGGAGGAGATCCAGTTCATCGCCCGCCGGCGCGACCGGCAGACCGGCGAGCTGAGCAAGGTCTCGGCGCGCATCACCTTCGACGCCGCCGGAGGCAGCACGCTGACCGTCGGGGCGCCCTCGGACGAGCCGGTCGAGCCGCTGGACGACTACCGGCAGAAGGTGCTGCGCGCGGCCAGCCGCAACACCGTCTACCCGTACGAGCTGACCGGGCTGCTCGGTGACTTCGTCGAGCACGACCTCGACGAGCGCCACGCGCTGATCCCGGTCGACCGGCCGAAGGGGCGCAACCGGGCGGGGCTCGTCGCGGGCGTGGTCAGCACGCCGACGTCGCGTCACCCGCAGGGCGTCACCCGGGTGGTGCTGCTCGGCGACCCGACGAAGTCGCTGGGCGCGTTGTCCGAGCCGGAGTGCCGCCGGGTGATCGCCGCGCTGGACCTCGCCGAGCGGATGGGCGTGCCGCTGGAGTGGTACGCGCTCTCCTCCGGCGCGCGGATCTCGATGGAGTCCGGCACCGAGAACATGGACTGGGTGGCCGCGGCGCTCAAGCGGATCGTCGAGTTCACCCAGAACGGCGGCGAGATCAACATCGTGGTCGCGGGCATCAACGTCGGCGCGCAGCCGTACTGGAACGCCGAGGCGACGATGCTCATGCACACCCGGGGCATCCTGGTGATGACGCCGGACTCGGCGATGGTGCTCACCGGCAAGCAGTCGCTGGACTTCTCCGGTGGGGTGTCCGCCGAGGACAACTTCGGCATCGGCGGCTACGACCGGGTGATGGGCCCGAACGGGCAGGCGCAGTACTGGGCGCCGAACCTGACCGCCGCGCGGGACGTGCTGATGGCGCACTACGAGCACACGTACGTCGCGCCGGGCGAGGACGCGCCGCGCCGGACCGTCACCACCGACCCGTTGGACCGGGACGTGTCGGACTTCCCGCACGCGGTGGAGGGCAGCGACTTCCGTACCGTCGGGGAGATCTTCTCCGCCGACGCCAACCCGGACCGCAAGAAGCCGTTCGACATCCGTACGGTGATGCGGGCGTTGTCCGACCAGGACCACCCGGTGCTGGAACGCTGGGCGGGCATGGCCGACGCGGAGACCGCCGTGGTGCAGGACGTGCACCTCGGCGGCCGGCCGGTGTGCCTGCTCGGCATCGAGTCCCGGTCGGTGCCCCGGCGGGGTTTCCCGCCCACCGACGGCCCGGACGCCTACACCGCGGGCACGCTGTTCCCACGGTCGTCGAAGAAGGCCGCGCGGGCGATCAACGCGGCCAGCGGCAACCGCCCCCTGGTCGTGCTGGCGAACCTGTCCGGCTTCGACGGCTCACCCGAGTCGATGCGCCAGCTCCAACTGGAGTACGGCGCCGAGATCGGTCGGGCCATCGTGAACTTCCGCGGGCCGATCGTGTTCTGCGTGATCTCGCGGTACCACGGAGGCGCGTTCGTGGTGTTCTCCAAGGCGTTGAACCCGAACATGACGGTGCTGGCGCTGGAGGGCTCGTTCGCCTCGGTGCTGGGTGGCGCGCCGGCCGCCGCGGTGGTCTTCTCCGGCGACGTCAACGCCCGTACCGCCGCGGATCCGCGGGTCCGGGAGCTGGAGGCCCGGGTCGCCGCGGCCACCGGAACCGAGCGCGCCTCGCTGACCGCCGAGCTCGACGAGCTGCGGGTCTCGGTCCGGGCGGAGAAGCTCGGCGAGGTGGCGGCGGAGTTCGACCGGGTGCACGACATCCAGCGCGCCGTGCGGGTGGGCTCGGTCGACGCGGTGATCCGCGCCGCCGAGCTGCGCCCCCGGGTCATCGAGGCCATCGAGTCCCGGCTGACGTGA
- a CDS encoding sugar phosphate nucleotidyltransferase: protein MHAVILAGGKGVRLRPYTTALPKPLMPIGDSHSILEIVLDQLASRGFTSVTLAINHLGPLIRAFVGDGRRWGLTIDYVEEERPLSTVGPLFGLKDELPDDFLVMNGDVLTDLDYADLLRTHAVSGAGLTLATSERVHRIDFGVLDVDAGRIVGFREKPALRYPVSMGVYGMSRRTLAPYPSGMALGFDRLVLDLLAAGEHPATYPFDGFWLDIGRPEDYDEANRTFAQLKPILLPGERHPVAVVGEHDGRAAVGERNGVAVAGDRA, encoded by the coding sequence ATGCACGCGGTGATCCTTGCCGGCGGCAAGGGGGTGCGGTTGCGGCCGTACACGACGGCGCTGCCCAAGCCCCTGATGCCCATCGGCGACAGCCACTCGATCCTGGAGATCGTGCTCGACCAGCTCGCCTCACGCGGCTTCACCTCGGTGACCCTGGCGATCAACCACCTCGGCCCGCTGATCCGGGCGTTCGTCGGGGACGGTCGACGCTGGGGGCTCACCATCGACTACGTCGAGGAGGAACGACCGCTGTCCACCGTCGGGCCGTTGTTCGGGCTGAAGGACGAGCTGCCCGACGACTTCCTGGTCATGAACGGTGACGTCCTCACCGACCTGGACTACGCCGACCTGCTGCGGACGCACGCCGTCTCCGGCGCCGGGCTGACCCTGGCGACCTCCGAGCGGGTGCACCGCATCGACTTCGGGGTGCTCGACGTCGACGCCGGTCGGATCGTCGGGTTCCGCGAGAAACCCGCCCTGCGTTACCCGGTCAGCATGGGTGTCTACGGGATGTCCCGCAGGACGCTCGCGCCGTACCCGTCGGGGATGGCCCTCGGGTTCGACCGGCTGGTGCTGGATCTGCTCGCGGCGGGGGAACACCCGGCGACGTACCCGTTCGACGGGTTCTGGCTGGACATCGGCCGGCCGGAGGACTACGACGAGGCGAACCGCACCTTCGCGCAGCTCAAGCCGATCCTGCTGCCCGGCGAACGTCACCCGGTAGCGGTGGTCGGTGAGCACGACGGCCGCGCGGCGGTCGGGGAGCGCAACGGCGTCGCGGTGGCGGGGGATCGGGCGTGA
- a CDS encoding NAD(P)-dependent oxidoreductase, with amino-acid sequence MTRVLLFGASGFIGGHVRDALTADPRVTEVLCPGRTTHDLVAGEPTGLADLLRRTAPDAVVCCVGALTGAPTQLVTANTLVAAKLLEAVGAAAPQARLVRLGSAGEYGVVPDGVSVTETDPTRPVSAYGVSHLAGTRLFQLAGESGQVDAVSVRVFNPIGPGMSEENLLGRAAARIRAALAEDAAAITLGPLSAYRDFVDVRDLAALVVAVVLAPALRHRVFNAGSGRAVTAREAVGLLAGTAGYRGRIHEAGVGPQRSTAVGWIRADVGRAGQELGWTPLRDLATSIKDIWAAGEAR; translated from the coding sequence GTGACGCGGGTGCTGCTCTTCGGAGCGTCCGGTTTCATCGGCGGGCACGTGCGGGACGCGCTGACCGCCGACCCTCGGGTCACCGAGGTGCTCTGCCCGGGACGGACCACCCACGATCTGGTCGCCGGCGAGCCGACCGGTCTCGCGGACCTGCTGCGCCGGACCGCTCCGGACGCCGTGGTCTGCTGCGTGGGGGCGCTCACCGGCGCCCCGACCCAACTGGTCACGGCGAACACCCTGGTCGCGGCGAAGCTGCTGGAGGCGGTGGGCGCGGCGGCGCCGCAGGCCCGGCTGGTCCGGCTCGGCTCGGCCGGCGAGTACGGCGTGGTGCCGGACGGCGTCTCGGTCACCGAGACGGACCCGACGCGACCGGTGAGCGCGTACGGCGTCAGCCACCTGGCCGGGACCCGGCTGTTCCAGCTCGCCGGTGAGTCCGGGCAGGTCGACGCCGTGTCGGTGCGGGTGTTCAACCCGATCGGGCCGGGCATGTCGGAGGAGAACCTGCTCGGTCGGGCGGCGGCCCGGATCCGGGCCGCCCTGGCCGAGGACGCTGCGGCGATCACCCTGGGACCGCTGTCGGCGTACCGGGACTTCGTGGACGTCCGGGACCTCGCGGCGCTCGTCGTCGCGGTGGTGCTCGCGCCCGCGCTGCGGCACCGGGTCTTCAACGCCGGCAGCGGCCGGGCGGTCACCGCCCGGGAGGCGGTCGGGCTGCTCGCCGGGACCGCCGGTTACCGTGGCCGGATCCACGAGGCCGGGGTCGGCCCGCAGCGCTCCACAGCGGTCGGGTGGATCCGGGCCGACGTCGGCCGGGCCGGTCAGGAGCTCGGCTGGACGCCGCTGCGTGACCTGGCCACCTCGATCAAGGACATCTGGGCCGCCGGGGAGGCACGGTGA